The following coding sequences are from one Haliotis asinina isolate JCU_RB_2024 chromosome 3, JCU_Hal_asi_v2, whole genome shotgun sequence window:
- the LOC137276910 gene encoding uncharacterized protein, with amino-acid sequence MQVLLLVILNSCLLHGPMSRVLPLAKAATALPINTTETTSELEITAEPETSTEPETTSEPETTAEPETTSEPEITAEPETTSEPAITAEPETSSEPETTAEPETTSEPAITAEPETTSEPEITAEPETTSEPAITAEPETSSEPEITAEPETTSEPAITAEPETTSEPEITAEPETTSGTEITAEPETSSEPESTAEPETSSEPETTAEPETSSEPESTAEPETSSEPETTVEPETSSEPEITAEPETGTKPETSSEPETSVEPETNSEPVSEKGAVPETRPSVVEIVVPPFALMAVIVLGLVFLVLKARFTTVPSTVLSMGKSAMRAMWLQTAKVSCELKPKIINMENNNQEKLVKDADDEFLSPFDIEVIDSLRTSHNRPQELIRIALPAVLSLALCPLTLYLYEPFTLFLWPKDQYATPPDINDAIACFLAPAGLVYATSFGFAFQSALNKQHEILTKMTGEMSMIDHIATFTTKIRLPNKKLRLDIYRAIKAEAIFMILQLLDRDQSSYVNRPKEDVKVKIWTVVDILRHVDTDSKHHVDRVLLEKIISNIIFLNSVCSDRMGILHARIHPLKWAFLETLGFFSFIGILLLHAYSYRMELVMCIITVFSISMLCYVVSDLDSPFSGFFRVDLSVLEVVIERLAAMYELAKMGHGNLVFYPDKHPAGAYKAGAHTKTKPEKDRMQAW; translated from the exons ATGCAGGTTTTACTTTTGGTGATTTTAAACAGCTGTTTGCTGCATGGACCGATGAGCCGAGTACTTCCGTTGGCAAAGGCGGCAACAGCTCTCCCCATCAACACTACTG AAACCACTTCTGAACTGGAGATTACTGCTGAGCCAGAGACAAGCACAGAACCCGAGACAACTTCTGAACCAGAAACTACAGCAGAACCTGAGACAACTTCAGAACCGGAAATAACAGCAGAACCTGAGACAACTTCAGAACCGGCAATAACAGCAGAACCCGAGACAAGTTCGGAACCGGAAACTACAGCAGAACCTGAGACAACTTCAGAACCGGCAATAACAGCAGAACCTGAGACAACTTCAGAACCGGAAATAACAGCAGAACCTGAGACAACTTCAGAACCGGCAATAACAGCAGAACCCGAGACAAGTTCGGAACCGGAAATAACAGCAGAACCTGAGACAACTTCAGAACCGGCAATAACAGCAGAACCTGAGACAACTTCAGAACCGGAAATAACAGCAGAACCCGAGACAACTTCTGGAACGGAAATAACAGCAGAACCCGAGACAAGCTCGGAACCGGAATCTACAGCAGAACCCGAGACAAGCTCAGAACCGGAAACCACGGCAGAGCCAGAGACAAGCTCAGAACCGGAATCTACAGCAGAACCCGAGACAAGCTCAGAACCTGAAACCACAGTAGAACCAGAGACAAGCTCAGAACCGGAAATCACTGCAGAGCCAGAGACGGGGACAAAACCCGAGACAAGCTCAGAACCCGAGACTTCGGTGGAGCCGGAGACTAACAGTGAACCAGTGAGTGAAAAAGGAGCTGTTCCTGAAACCAGGCCATCAGTGGTTGAAATAGTCGTTCCTCCATTTGCACTCATGGCAGTTATTGTATTAG GTCTTGTGTTCCTGGTGTTAAAGGCGCGTTTCACAACCGTTCCTTCAACTGTACTAAGCATGGGTAAAAGTGCGATGAGAGCAATGTGGCTTCAAACGGCCAAAGTATCCTGTGAACTGAAACCCAAAATCATCAATATGGAGAACAATAACCAGGAAAAGCTTGTGAAGGATGCTGATGATGAATTTCTTTCACCATTTGATATCGAGGTCATTGACAGCCTCAGAACCTCCCACAACCGACCACAGGAACTGATTCGAATCGCTCTTCCGGCAGTGCTTTCCCTTGCTCTTTGTCCTCTTACCTTGTACCTGTATGAACCGTTCACCTTATTTCTCTGGCCCAAAGACCAGTACGCGACGCCTCCCGATATCAACGATGCCATTGCCTGTTTCCTAGCTCCAGCTGGACTCGTGTACGCAACATCGTTTGGCTTTGCCTTCCAGTCAGCCCTCAACAAGCAGCATGAGATCCTCACTAAGATGACTGGAGAGATGAGCATGATAGATCACATTGCTACATTTACTACCAAGATTCGACTGCCCAACAAGAAGCTCAGGCTTGACATATACCGAGCTATAAAAGCTGAGGCTATATTCATGATATTGCAGCTTCTGGACAGAGATCAGTCATCCTATGTCAACAGACCGAAAGAAGACGTGAAAG tcaaaatttGGACTGTTGTGGATATTCTGCGACACGTGGACACAGACAGTAAACATCACGTGGACAGAGTGCTACTCGAGAAAATCATCAGTaacatcatctttctgaacagcGTTTGTTCCGACCGGATGGGTATTCTCCACGCACGGATACATCCGCTCAA GTGGGCGTTTTTGGAGACACTGGGGTTCTTCTCCTTCATAGGAATCCTCCTCCTTCACGCATACTCCTACCGAATGGAGCTTGTCATGTGCATCATCACTGTCTTCTCCATCAGTATGCTGTGCTACGTCGTATCTGACCTCGATTCGCCTTTCAGTGGTTTCTTCAGAGTGGACCTGTCCGTGTTGGAGGTGGTCATCGAGAGACTGGCCGCCATGTATGAGCTGGCGAAGATGGGACACGGCAACCTGGTCTTCTACCCGGACAAACATCCAGCTGGTGCTTACAAAGCTGGTGCGCACACAAAGACGAAACCAGAAAAGGACAGAATGCAAGCGTGGTAA